The window CATGCGTTGGCAATATCTGCCGGTAAAATTACCTCGTTTAATAAGGTGCGTTTGGCGTAGTAGGCAGGTAGTTCGGCTACGGTGATGCCGTAGGCTTTTGCACGTCCCTCGGCCCAGCCACCGGCCCAGATGTTACTATCGCTGATAACCGCATCCGGGTTAACCACGTTTACACGGATGTGATCGGCGCCTAACTCGGCAGCGTTTAAGCGGCTCAGGTGTAATTGTGCGGCTTTGGCAGAGCCGTATCCTGCGTTGTTTGGTCCGCTTACTAAGGCGTTTTTGCTTACAATGTTGATGATATCGCCACCGATAGCCTGCTTTTTCATGATGGCCACGGCCGCTTGGGTAATAAAGAACTGGCCTTTTACCAAAACATCATATAACAGGTCCCAATCTTTTTCGGTATGGTCGCCAATTGATTTGGAGATGGATAAGCCCGCGTTGTTGATTACAATATCCACTCCACCAAAAGCCAGGGCGGCAACTGTTAATGCCGAATCAATTTGTTCGCTATTGGTAACATCAAGCACTGCGGTGGCATACGAGTCTTTGCCGTACAGCTTTTTAAATTCTTCGCCTGCGCCTTCCAAACGTTCTGCATTCATGTCGTTTAGTATCACAACCGCGCCTTCATCAACAAATTTTTTGGCGATGGCTTTGCCTATACCACCTGCACTGCCGGTTATTAAGGCAATTTTGCCTGATAACGCTTTTGGCTTTGGCATACGTTGTAACTTGGCTTCTTCCAGCAACCAGTATTCAATATCAAATGCTTCCTGGCGTGGCAGCGATGTATATTCTGATATCGCCTCGGCACCCTTCATTACATTGATGGCGTTGGTGTAAAACTCTGCCGCAACACGGGCGGTTTGTTTATCTTTCGAGAAAGAGAATAAGCCAACCCCCGGATAAAGGATAATTACCGGGTTGGTATCCCTGATAGCCGGGCTGTTTTCGTGCTTGCAAGTGTTATAATAATCGGTATACATTTGGCGGTAAGCTTCAAACGCAGGTGTCAGGCGCTCCTGTAAAGCTTTAACGTCGCTCAAATCTTCGCCAGGAGTGAGATCCAATACCAGCGGACTGATCTTTGTCCGCAAAAAGTGGTCGGGACAGCTGGTGCCCAATGGCGCTAAACGATCAAGATCATTGGAGTTGATGAACTCCAGCACACGTGCATCATCCGTAAAATGCCCAACCATGTGGCGCTCGCTCGAGCAAAAACCACGCAGAATAGGAGCAATTGCGGCAGCCTGCTTTTTTCGGCCTGTTTCGTCAAGGCTTTCAATTTTTTGTCCGCCAAAAACCGGGGCTTTTTTGCCGTAGTTTTCTTCCAGGTACTCGGCACAGCGCTCAATTACTTCTAATGTGTTAACGTAGCTTTCATAAGCCGTATCGCCCCAGGTAAATAAACCGTGCGAACCTAACATGATGCCACGGATGCCGGGATTTTCGTCTAAACATTGTTTCAATTGCAAACCCAGCTCGAAGCCCGGCTTTTTCCACTCTACCCAGCCTATAGTACCGCCAAAAAGCTCCTGTGTTATTTTTTTACCATCTTTTGCTGCCGCGATAGCGATAGCCGCATCGGGATGCAGGTGATCGATATGTTTGAAAGGTAAAAAGCCGTGTAAAGGAGTATCAATTGACGGTGCTTTTGATGCCAGGTCGTAAATACAATGATTAAACAACTCAACCATTTCATCTTCATATTCCACACCGCGGTAAACATTTTTAAGGCTGCGCAGCCGGTCGACGTACAGGGCTGCCAAACCGCTTTTTTTCAACGTACCAATGTCGCCGCCCGATCCTTTAATCCACATTACTTCAACATCGCTGCCGGTTAATGGGTCTTTGGAGACAACCTTGCAGGATGTGTTGCCCCCGCCATAATTAGTTAACCGCAAATCGGCACCTAATAAGTTGGATCGGTATATTAATAATGCTACCTCATCGCCGGCGAGCCCGGCTGCTTTGGCATCATCCCACAGGTAGCTTACATGCTTAAATTGTGTTGTTTTGACAGACATATGTATTTAATTATTGAATTATCGAATTATTGAGTTATTGAATTATCAGTTATTAAATTATTGCGTTGTGAATTATCGTTCATTGTTAGTAAGCAACCTACATTATAAACTATGCTGCAGCTCAAATCAATAATTCAGTCAATCAATAATTCAATAATTATTTTAACGAATTACCGTAGCCCACCACAAGTACCGATAATATAATTACCGCTATGCCGGCTATTACCGTAGTAAAAGCCTTTTTACTAACGCCTTTCCATTCTTTTAGCACCAGTCCCCAGGTGTTTGCTATCAGGATAATAAAGGCCATGTGCAAAATCCATGAACTGGCCCCGTTGCCCATTTTGCTTTCGCCCATACCGTAAAAAAAGAACTGTAAAAACCATGTGGTACCGGCTAACGCTGCAAACAGGTAGTTTTTAAGCAGCGGCGTTTTTTTATCGGTATAATTACCAAACGTTTTGTTGCGGGCGTTTAGCACCATGCACCAGATAAAGTTGGTGGTTAAGCCACCCCATAGTATAATAATGTACGTTACATTGTTTTGGTACAGAAAATTACCCTGTCCCGGGTGTGCAGCCTGCCATAGATGGTTTGCAGTATCGGCCATTGATTTTCCCGCTTCGATGCCAAAGTTAAAACAAGCACTTAACACACCCGATACTACAGCTACGAGGATGCCCAGGCCAAAACGATAATCTTTATTTTCGTTGGCGATGGTTTTATCGGATGATAGCTCTTTCTCCTTCATCATACCGGCTTTGCCGCATATAACTATACCTGCAACACTTAATAATATGCCTAATAACACAAACTGGCCCCATTGGTTATGCAGCATCATGCTAAAGGTATCTTTGCCCTCTTTTGGAAACAGGTCATAATATACCGATGGTATTAAAGCCCCGAACACCGAACAAAGGCCCAGTATAATAGTGCTGCCCAGTGATACCCCAAGATATCGTACACCTAAGCCGTAGGTGAGCCCTCCAATGCCCCATAGTAAGCCCATTAAATAAGTCCACCCGATAACGGACGTGCTTGTATGGCTGATGATATTAGCAAAACCAGGTATGGTTAACCATGCAGCCAGCGGCGGAACTATAAACCAGGAAAAAATGCCACCTACTATCCAGTAGCTTTCCCAGGCCCAGCCCTTAATTTTTTTGTAGGGGATATAAAAACTCCCCGAAGCGAACCCGCCGATAAAATGGAAAAAGACTCCAAAAATAATTTGCATACTCTTAACTGGTTTAAATTGGTAAAGCTAATGTAGGCAATTGTAATTCGGGAACTGTCATGGACTGTCATGGATTTGAAGCCGATATGCAGTACAGTAAATGTGGACGTGGGAATACATAAGGCTAACGCCTGCAGTTTTTGGGCCGGAGTAGTTACTTTTAAAATTGAAATTCAGGATATACCCTGAAATGATTGAAGATTTTTAAGGGTATATCCTGAAAGCCGTGTTTGGCCCTGAGGACTATCTTTTATTAAACGGCTTCTCAAAAAAGTCATCCACCAGTTTGTTAAAATCATCTGCGTGCTCCTGCAGGGTAGGGTGGCCTGAGTTGGGTACAATCCATAAATAGGATTTAGGGATATTTTGAGCAATAATTACCGTATGCTCAACCGGGATAAGGTCGTGATCGCCGCCTATGATAAACGAAGGGCACTTGATTTTGTGTAGTTCGGTTAATTTGATGTGCGGTTGGTCATAATCCAGCATGAATATTTTCCAGTCGTTTTTTTCTTTGGCAGTTTTCCAAGCCTCATTTTTATGTGCCGCGTAGTTTTTCTGCATGTCTTTCCATAAGCTGGGTATTAACCCGGTTGAATCGGGCCAAAGATTTGCACCTGTCGATGCCAGTTTTATAACTTTTTCGGGATGGCGCATGGCCAGTTCCAGCGCATTAATGCCACCATCGCTCCAACCGATAACATAAGCCGATTCGATATGCATTGCATCCAGCAGGGCGGCAAAATCATCGGCCATCTGTTCAAAACTCAACGAATCAGCAGCATCTGTTGATTTGCCGTGCGCACGGCTATCTACCGCTATAACTTTATATTTTTTTGCAAAATATGGAATGTTGTTTTTGAAAGCGCTCATTTTGTCGCCGTTACCGTGTATCATCAGCAAGGGTTTCCCACTGCCATAAGTTTCGGTATATAGTTTAATGCCACGTATATTGTAATATTTGCCTACAGATGCGTTGTCGCCGTATGGCAATTGTTTTTGCTGGCTGTAACTGATTGGTACAAAAAAGACTGAAAGGAACAGGGTAAGCGACAGTTTTCTAAATGGCATAGATCAAATGGTAATTAGTAAAACATAAATATATAAATTAAAACATGATATGCGCTGCATACCGGTATCGCTTTCAGGGCAAACGCATTTAATGGGGTTAACATAACTTAACATATTTTAAATATATTTTTTATAAATATCTGATATTCAATTTTTTATATTTTATCATGGTTAACACCAAATTGTTCGCGCATTTAGTAGCATCCAAATATTTATGCCTGTGTTGGCCGATAAAAGTCTCCTTGGTGCCCGTATCATTTAACCACCATCAGCCGATAAAAACAAGGTGTCATTTGATGCTTATATCTTCCCGATGCTATAAGCTTATTCTGTTAGCTATTATTAAATAACGGCTTATCGCCATTAGCTATTTAGCTGCGTTTTGCCCGGTATGGCTTTTTTGATTTTGTTATTTTTAAACCGTAATAACGTTAAAGTGTTAACTAATACTACCTTTGCGGAATTTAATTAAACATACATTTAAACTAAGTACACCAAACAATATCTTAATTATGGCATTTATAATTAAAATATTTAAAGTACCTATATACAAAATTCTTCATGTTTTCCATCTGCCTAAAAAGTACGCGTATACTTGTATTTGCTTGTTTTTTCTTCGGTTTGCTTTCTGTTAACAGTTTATACGGACAAGAAAGCAGTGCATCAAAACCGGTTACAAATCACTTTAAATTCAAAACACTTATTATTGATGCCGGCCACGGCGGTAAAGACCCCGGGGCGCACGGCGCTACTTCAAAAGAAAAAGATATAGCACTTAGCATTGCCAAAAAACTGCGCGATTTGGTAAATAACGAAATGCCCGGTGTTAAAACCATCATGACCCGCAGTACAGATACCTTTATTGAGTTGCACCGGCGCACCGAAATTGCCAACAGTAACCACGGCAACCTGTTTATTTCTATCCATTGTAATTCATCGCCTCAAAAAAGAGCCAAAGAGCATGGCACCCTTGTGTTGGTTTACGGTTTTCACCGCAGCCAGGAACAGCGTGAGGCGTTGCGGGAGAATGCTTCTATTTTTATTGAAGATGATTATAAGAATAAATATAACGGGTATGGCGATGACAATGTGGTAAATACCATTGTACTGAACGCTTTTCAGCAAAAGTACCGTAAGCAAAGCATTCATTTTGGCGATATGATTATTCATCAGGTTAAGAAAGCAGATGGCCACCATACCTTTGGCGTAAAGGAGCAAGGTGTGCTGGTATTGGCCCAAAGTGGAATGCCTGCCGTGTTAGTTGAAACCGGCTTTATCAATAATCCGGCTGACGAAGAATACCTGAACTCAAAAGATGGCCAGTTCACCATCGCAACTTCGATACTAAGAGCGCTTAAGGAGTACAGGGACAGCCTGGAAGGAAGGTAGCTTTGGTGCTAAAATCAGATTAAACGCAGGTTGTAATTTTATATTATCGCGAAAAATATTTATTTAATAATAGCTGTATTGGTAAAATATAGGCAAATAAAAGCCGTTTCAAATGCTCAATAAACTATTATTACAATATGAAAAAAGTACTGTTTTTAATCCCTGCATTTTTACTGGCTTTTCAAATTTCAAAAGCACAAACCGAAAAAGGTTCACAAACGTTAGGTGTGAATTTAATTTTCAACACTCAAAAATCAAGTAATGTAAGTGTCGACCCATCTACCGGCGCCTCAAGTAGCTCAAAAACCAAGTATAATAGCTTTGGTATTGGGCCAAATTACAGTTATTTTATTGCCGATAAGTTGGATATTGGCGCCAATTTGAGTTATGATCGTTCGAGTAACGATAATGGCGAGCTAAGTTCGCCCTCAACGCAGCATCAGCATGATTACGGTGGCCAGATATTTATTAGAAAGTATGTTATGTATGGCGACAAATTTGGTTTACGTGCAGGACCTTACCTGGGATATAGCCGGTACAATGTAAAATATACCTACGATTATCCCGGTGCTACTGTAAATTCAAACTCAAGCAAAACAGATAGTTATAATGCCGGTATAAATCTTGGCCTGGTTTATTACCCAACAAAAAAAATAGGCGTATCAGCCACATTGGCTAATATCTATTATGCCCATTCAAAATCAGATGATGGAGCGCAAAATCACGGAAGCACGGATAGCTTTAGCGGCAGTTTTATAAGCAATGGATTAGGCCTTTCATTATTTTATGTATTTGGGGCTAAGTAAATTGTAGTAAATTGAGGCAGATAAGTGAAATATTTATCTGCCTTAATTTAAAATAGTATCACCAACGTGTTCCTTAGAGGTCTTAGCCAAAAAAGGCATTGTAGGCTAAGTCAGATAGATAGCTTTTCTGTTGGTGTAAACCGAAACCTAAAAGCAGGATGTCTGTTAAATATGATAGGAATTAACGCCATTTACCGCAGCCCCGACTCAGTGAAAATAGGGTAGCCGTATGCAAAATATCGTTATATTTGTGTTTAATTTTCTAATATGACAACTAAAAGTGTTCAAGAACAAATTGCCGCTATAAAGGCTGTCACTTCTAAGGCGAACGTGTCAAAGGAAACCGCTATGGCATTTTTAAAAAGTGCGGGTATAATTACCACCGATGCTATAAAAGGTGAAACATCTAAATTATCTACAATAACAAAGTCTAAGTAATTAATGTCCGACTATCAGTCATTAAATGTTATTGGTTTTCATAGCTGTGACAGAGAGGTTGGTTATAACTTGTTGATGGGACGGGATGAGTTGAGGCCGAGTGATAATGTTTGGGATTGGCTGGGACCAGGAAGTTATTTTTGGGAAAGCGATCCTACACGGGCTTTACAATATGCCATTGAAAATTCAAACGGAATTCAAAAAAATAAAGAAGCTGTTAAAACGCCTTTTGTAATAGGCGCTATCATTGAACTTGGAAATTGCCTTAACCTCGTTGAAGCAGAATCATTAGAGATATTAAGTGAATCTTACGAAGGCTTAAAAAATCTCCATGAAACATTGGGTTTAGCAATGCCTGTTAACGGTGAATATAACAGGGCCCTTGATTGCGCGGTGATTAAGTACATACACGAGTCAAATAAGAAAACCGGCCGAGAGTCTTATGACACTATACGTTGTGCTTTCCCGGAGGGAATAGAAGCTTTCCCCGGATCAAAAATTACATCCAAACTGCACGTACAAATATGTGTCTGTAATCCAGATTGTATTACAGGCTATTTTTTACCTAAACCACTAAGTAAATATAATCCCTATTTAACCACAAGGTTGGCTTAAAGCTTATTACCCCACTAAATTAGTCGTAATTTGTCATCGTAATTTAATAATTAAGTGTTTAAACATTTAATTGCTTGTTATTCCAAATCTTTGTATATTTTTGGATCATAAAAAAACAAACCCGCAAGTAAAATGAAAAAAGTTTTTATCCTGTTAGCGTCAGCATTTTTGTATACTGCCGCTTCGGCACAAACAACCTGGACGGTTGACAAAGCACACTCAAATGTTAAGTTTACAGTTACCCACTTATTGGTAAATGATGTTGACGGTACCTTTAAAACTTATGATGCATCTATTGTTGCTGCTAAACCCGATTTTAGTGATGCTAAAGTTTCGTTTACTGTACAAACAGCATCTGTAAGCACAGATAACGATCAGCGCGATGGTCACTTAAAATCTCCTGATTTTTT is drawn from Mucilaginibacter ginsenosidivorax and contains these coding sequences:
- a CDS encoding alpha/beta fold hydrolase, translated to MPFRKLSLTLFLSVFFVPISYSQQKQLPYGDNASVGKYYNIRGIKLYTETYGSGKPLLMIHGNGDKMSAFKNNIPYFAKKYKVIAVDSRAHGKSTDAADSLSFEQMADDFAALLDAMHIESAYVIGWSDGGINALELAMRHPEKVIKLASTGANLWPDSTGLIPSLWKDMQKNYAAHKNEAWKTAKEKNDWKIFMLDYDQPHIKLTELHKIKCPSFIIGGDHDLIPVEHTVIIAQNIPKSYLWIVPNSGHPTLQEHADDFNKLVDDFFEKPFNKR
- a CDS encoding N-acetylmuramoyl-L-alanine amidase family protein; translation: MFSICLKSTRILVFACFFFGLLSVNSLYGQESSASKPVTNHFKFKTLIIDAGHGGKDPGAHGATSKEKDIALSIAKKLRDLVNNEMPGVKTIMTRSTDTFIELHRRTEIANSNHGNLFISIHCNSSPQKRAKEHGTLVLVYGFHRSQEQREALRENASIFIEDDYKNKYNGYGDDNVVNTIVLNAFQQKYRKQSIHFGDMIIHQVKKADGHHTFGVKEQGVLVLAQSGMPAVLVETGFINNPADEEYLNSKDGQFTIATSILRALKEYRDSLEGR
- a CDS encoding autotransporter outer membrane beta-barrel domain-containing protein; its protein translation is MKKVLFLIPAFLLAFQISKAQTEKGSQTLGVNLIFNTQKSSNVSVDPSTGASSSSKTKYNSFGIGPNYSYFIADKLDIGANLSYDRSSNDNGELSSPSTQHQHDYGGQIFIRKYVMYGDKFGLRAGPYLGYSRYNVKYTYDYPGATVNSNSSKTDSYNAGINLGLVYYPTKKIGVSATLANIYYAHSKSDDGAQNHGSTDSFSGSFISNGLGLSLFYVFGAK
- the rhaT gene encoding L-rhamnose/proton symporter RhaT, which encodes MQIIFGVFFHFIGGFASGSFYIPYKKIKGWAWESYWIVGGIFSWFIVPPLAAWLTIPGFANIISHTSTSVIGWTYLMGLLWGIGGLTYGLGVRYLGVSLGSTIILGLCSVFGALIPSVYYDLFPKEGKDTFSMMLHNQWGQFVLLGILLSVAGIVICGKAGMMKEKELSSDKTIANENKDYRFGLGILVAVVSGVLSACFNFGIEAGKSMADTANHLWQAAHPGQGNFLYQNNVTYIIILWGGLTTNFIWCMVLNARNKTFGNYTDKKTPLLKNYLFAALAGTTWFLQFFFYGMGESKMGNGASSWILHMAFIILIANTWGLVLKEWKGVSKKAFTTVIAGIAVIILSVLVVGYGNSLK
- a CDS encoding bifunctional aldolase/short-chain dehydrogenase, which produces MSVKTTQFKHVSYLWDDAKAAGLAGDEVALLIYRSNLLGADLRLTNYGGGNTSCKVVSKDPLTGSDVEVMWIKGSGGDIGTLKKSGLAALYVDRLRSLKNVYRGVEYEDEMVELFNHCIYDLASKAPSIDTPLHGFLPFKHIDHLHPDAAIAIAAAKDGKKITQELFGGTIGWVEWKKPGFELGLQLKQCLDENPGIRGIMLGSHGLFTWGDTAYESYVNTLEVIERCAEYLEENYGKKAPVFGGQKIESLDETGRKKQAAAIAPILRGFCSSERHMVGHFTDDARVLEFINSNDLDRLAPLGTSCPDHFLRTKISPLVLDLTPGEDLSDVKALQERLTPAFEAYRQMYTDYYNTCKHENSPAIRDTNPVIILYPGVGLFSFSKDKQTARVAAEFYTNAINVMKGAEAISEYTSLPRQEAFDIEYWLLEEAKLQRMPKPKALSGKIALITGSAGGIGKAIAKKFVDEGAVVILNDMNAERLEGAGEEFKKLYGKDSYATAVLDVTNSEQIDSALTVAALAFGGVDIVINNAGLSISKSIGDHTEKDWDLLYDVLVKGQFFITQAAVAIMKKQAIGGDIINIVSKNALVSGPNNAGYGSAKAAQLHLSRLNAAELGADHIRVNVVNPDAVISDSNIWAGGWAEGRAKAYGITVAELPAYYAKRTLLNEVILPADIANACFAFTGGLLNKSTGNVLNVDGGVAMAFVR